DNA sequence from the Tenacibaculum mesophilum genome:
CTGAGAGTCCATTTTTCTGTGCCGTAACTCCCATTACATTAAATACAGCTATAAATAAAAAACCTAAAATAAAAGCACCAAAAAACCAGGGTTGATTTGGTATATCCATAATAGGTATGGAAACTTTTGTATGTATAAAACCAAAAGATAGTGCTACAGCATAATTTAAAACAATAGCTTGTAATGTATTTATTTTATAAACATCAAAGAGTTTAAAAATTACAAATAATAAACTAGAGATAAGAATGCTAAAAATTAAGTATATCACGCTATAAATTCTTTTCTTTTTAATAAATCAACCACATCTTCTGTTTTTGGACAATTATTCCATACATGAATCCCTAATTGTTGCGCAGTGTTAGTGTTCTCTTTGGTATCATCTATAAAAAAGGTTTCAGAAGCTTGTAGATTATTCTCTTGTAACACAAACTCAAAAATATCCGTATTTGGTTTTCTGAAATTAACTTCGTGTGATAAGTAAAACTGTTCAAAACAACTTTTAAATTCGTTATACAACTCTTCGCCCCAATCTTTTTGAATCCAAGAAATATGTAAATCGTTAGTGTTGCTTAGTAAAAACAATCGATACTGGTTACTAGCTGCTAATTCTTTTAAAAAACTCAATCGATGCTTAGGAAAATCTCGTAAAATAGCATTCCACGAACGGATTAAATCTTCTTTTGAAATATTGAATTTATCATGAAAAAAGGACACAAATTCATCAGTGGATATCAATCCCATTTCATACTGATAATATTGTTGCATCATTTCGTCAGAAATTTCAGTAACTCCTAATTTTGCTAATTCTTTATATGTTGCTTCTTTGTCTAAATTGATGAATACATCACCAAAATCAAAAATGATGTTTTTAATCATTCCTATATATTCTTAAAATATCGTTATCTATTTTTTCTTCAGAAGATAGCTTAGTGCTAAAAACTGGGTGCTTCACCCCTTCTCCAAAAACTACATCTCCAATAAAAACTCTAGCTTCATCCCATAAATTTGCATCGATAAATGTTTGTAATGTTTTAGCACCACCTTCAATTATAACTGACTGTATTTGGTGTTTGTGCAACACTTCACAAATTTGTTCCGCCACTTGAAAAGAAAAATCGATTTGTTCGTAAATGACATGTTGATTTTCCTCTTTCTTTTCTTCTGTTACAATTATTGTTTTTACATTTCCATCAAAAACAGTTACTTCTGACGGAATTCGTAAGTTTTTATCAATAACAATTCTTATAGGGTTATTTCCTTTCCAATTACGAACTGTCAGTGACGGATTGTCTGCAATTACCGTATTCGTTCCAACTAAAATAGCATGCTCTTCACTACGCCATTTATGGACTAACTGTTGAGAATATTGGTTAGAAATCCATACTGGTTTTTGCTCATCTTTGGTCAAAGGAGCTATGAATCCGTCTTTCGTTTCAGCCCATTTTAAAATAATGTAAGGACGTTTTTTATTTTGAACGGTAAAAAAACGTCTGTGATGCTCTATGCAATCTTTCTGACAAACACCTACAATTACATTTCTACCAGCTTTTTTAAGTCGCTCTATACCTTTACCCGCTACTAAACTATTTGTATCTACACACCCTATAACAATGTCAGGTATTCCTTTCTCTATTATTAAATCTGCACAAGGAGGTGTTTTTCCATGATGAGAACATGGTTCTAACGTAACATAAATGGTGGCTTCTTTGAGTAGCTCTTGATTTTGAACAGCATTTATAGCATTAACTTCTGCATGAGGACCTCCATAAGGAGATGTAAACCCCTCTCCTATTATTTTGTTATTATGCACGATTACAGCTCCAACGGATGGATTTGGTCTTGTAGTTCCTATCCCTTTTTTAGCTAATTCTAAGCAGCGTAATATGTAGACTTCATGATTCATAATGCTAGAACTTAATTTCTATATTTTCTACTTTATCAATAGGGTATACATGTGAAAAACCTAAAACTTTATATTTTAAACCTCCTTTAAAATGAATTTTCAAACGCTGGTTTATTAAAGAGTTTAAAACACCCCCTAAAATTCCGTTTTTATTATTTTCAAACACTCGTTTTGAAGGAATTACCACTTTTAGTGGAATATAAAATTCTTTACGAGCTGGAACTTTAAACTCTTCAGAAGAAACCTGTGCTACTTCTACTTCATCAATTAATACTTTAATTTCATCAGTAGCTATTTTACCACTTATATCGTTAGGGTTTTCAAAATAAGCATTGGCACCAACTCTAATCGTGTCTGTAGAAACGGATAAAAGTTTTATATCATCAACTTTTAAAAAAATCGGTTTTTGTTTTACCGAACAACTAATAATTAGCAATAAAAAAGGTAAAAAATAAATGAATTTCTTCATGAAAACTCGTGTTTTTTTGGGTACTTTGCTCTTGCAAAAGTACTATATTCCTATGACACCATGTGATTTTATTATTAGAGAAATTAAACCACAAGATAATGCCCAAATAGCTAAGGTTATCAGAGATGTATTAATCGAGCTTGGAGCTCCAAAAGTAGGAACCGCTTATGAAGATAAGGCTACTGATGAAATGTATGAGACCTACCAAAAAGAAAAGGCTGGATATTTTGTTGTAGAACATAATGGTGTTGTTGTAGGAGGAGCTGGTTTTGCTCAATTAGATAATTTTGAGGGGAGTATTTGTGAGTTTCAAAAAATGTATTTCTTACCAATAGCGAGAGGAAAAGGTATTGGTAGAAAATTAATAGGTTTCTGTTTGAATAAAGCTAAAAAAGCAGGTTTTAAACAGTGTTATTTAGAAACTTTGCCATATATGAAAACTGCAACATTACTATATAGAAAAAATGGCTTTATAGATTTAGAAGAACCACTAGGAAAAACAGGCCATTATTCTTGTAATATTTGG
Encoded proteins:
- a CDS encoding LEA type 2 family protein, coding for MKKFIYFLPFLLLIISCSVKQKPIFLKVDDIKLLSVSTDTIRVGANAYFENPNDISGKIATDEIKVLIDEVEVAQVSSEEFKVPARKEFYIPLKVVIPSKRVFENNKNGILGGVLNSLINQRLKIHFKGGLKYKVLGFSHVYPIDKVENIEIKF
- a CDS encoding GNAT family N-acetyltransferase produces the protein MTPCDFIIREIKPQDNAQIAKVIRDVLIELGAPKVGTAYEDKATDEMYETYQKEKAGYFVVEHNGVVVGGAGFAQLDNFEGSICEFQKMYFLPIARGKGIGRKLIGFCLNKAKKAGFKQCYLETLPYMKTATLLYRKNGFIDLEEPLGKTGHYSCNIWMLKDL
- a CDS encoding HAD-IA family hydrolase; the encoded protein is MIKNIIFDFGDVFINLDKEATYKELAKLGVTEISDEMMQQYYQYEMGLISTDEFVSFFHDKFNISKEDLIRSWNAILRDFPKHRLSFLKELAASNQYRLFLLSNTNDLHISWIQKDWGEELYNEFKSCFEQFYLSHEVNFRKPNTDIFEFVLQENNLQASETFFIDDTKENTNTAQQLGIHVWNNCPKTEDVVDLLKRKEFIA
- the ribD gene encoding bifunctional diaminohydroxyphosphoribosylaminopyrimidine deaminase/5-amino-6-(5-phosphoribosylamino)uracil reductase RibD codes for the protein MMNHEVYILRCLELAKKGIGTTRPNPSVGAVIVHNNKIIGEGFTSPYGGPHAEVNAINAVQNQELLKEATIYVTLEPCSHHGKTPPCADLIIEKGIPDIVIGCVDTNSLVAGKGIERLKKAGRNVIVGVCQKDCIEHHRRFFTVQNKKRPYIILKWAETKDGFIAPLTKDEQKPVWISNQYSQQLVHKWRSEEHAILVGTNTVIADNPSLTVRNWKGNNPIRIVIDKNLRIPSEVTVFDGNVKTIIVTEEKKEENQHVIYEQIDFSFQVAEQICEVLHKHQIQSVIIEGGAKTLQTFIDANLWDEARVFIGDVVFGEGVKHPVFSTKLSSEEKIDNDILRIYRND